The candidate division WOR-3 bacterium genome includes a window with the following:
- a CDS encoding Holliday junction branch migration protein RuvA, with the protein MISQIQGKLISKEPTRVVVTAGGIGFELIVPLSTSRLLPGCNEDVSLLVVFTLDRAGVQLYGFATQKEKEVFELLTSVKGVGPKAALNLLSRWTPEEITAAINQGKTELLRSAPGIGPKKVEAILKRFHENVPTGAVSSAEQCKPGVLADALNALTALGLTRKEAQERLTKLKITPEMNLQDILKQALAQKG; encoded by the coding sequence GTGATTTCCCAGATTCAGGGTAAGTTAATCTCAAAAGAGCCAACCCGGGTTGTGGTCACTGCCGGAGGCATTGGGTTTGAACTCATCGTGCCCCTTTCCACATCACGACTGCTCCCGGGCTGTAATGAAGATGTAAGTCTCCTCGTCGTATTTACCCTCGACCGCGCTGGCGTTCAACTTTACGGGTTTGCCACCCAAAAGGAAAAGGAGGTGTTTGAACTCCTGACCAGCGTAAAGGGGGTGGGACCTAAAGCGGCTTTAAATCTTTTGTCCCGCTGGACACCAGAAGAAATAACCGCCGCCATAAATCAGGGTAAAACCGAACTGCTCAGGTCTGCACCCGGCATCGGACCGAAAAAGGTTGAGGCGATACTTAAACGGTTTCACGAAAATGTACCCACAGGCGCGGTATCGTCCGCTGAACAGTGTAAGCCCGGGGTTCTTGCCGATGCGCTAAACGCCCTGACCGCACTCGGTCTCACCCGAAAAGAGGCACAGGAAAGGCTTACCAAACTGAAAATCACACCGGAAATGAATCTTCAGGACATCTTGAAACAGGCGCTTGCCCAGAAGGGTTAA
- a CDS encoding PEGA domain-containing protein, whose amino-acid sequence MVVTVLSFILVVGQTSPGPGFLTVRSDPPGYNIFVEGDSAGLTPLERYQLDPGRYWVTIVSNDSLETLYRQLRSGTVGARLNALWTLARIDGATSQVELLPGLETRVLIDRQTMEKNACRAKWLVFGGIGGVFTLGLVCGVIIGVVAH is encoded by the coding sequence ATGGTGGTAACCGTTTTGTCATTTATCCTTGTTGTCGGACAAACTTCTCCTGGACCCGGATTCCTTACTGTCCGTTCTGACCCTCCGGGTTACAACATTTTTGTTGAAGGCGACTCCGCTGGGTTAACCCCCTTAGAGCGATATCAACTGGACCCGGGCCGGTACTGGGTGACAATTGTTTCCAACGACAGTCTCGAAACGCTCTACCGGCAGTTGCGTTCTGGAACTGTTGGTGCGCGGTTAAACGCCCTCTGGACCCTAGCGCGCATTGATGGCGCAACCTCCCAGGTTGAACTTTTACCCGGACTTGAAACCCGGGTTCTAATTGACCGGCAAACGATGGAGAAAAACGCCTGCCGGGCAAAATGGCTGGTGTTCGGTGGCATTGGCGGCGTGTTTACGCTCGGGCTGGTTTGCGGTGTAATCATCGGCGTCGTTGCCCATTAA
- a CDS encoding polysaccharide deacetylase family protein has translation MLIAVAILLTITTTTLEGAVPQQSTPSSPLAGTQSDSVAVSSTSKPLAGHLVVLSIDDGHRSVYQNVYPLLKKYDMTATLAVIVNTLTGQSVNYHTGGSSYYLTRGEIKELIDSCNIEIASHTLSHPWLTRLDSARAWQEIYRSRIILESLFEVPVVTFVYPYGDMDQRVQRLVKRAGYRAARAVRSGEVNFWLDPYRLPEFELRSEISLAAVKNYVRNHRVSIILLHRIVEQPRVFTEWSAKDFAEFLAWLDEQGVKTVRIADLYYDWRREVVAKLISENKPRADLFYIDSLFKNVDIDATRTFQPR, from the coding sequence ATGTTAATAGCGGTGGCAATTTTACTGACGATTACTACTACGACCTTAGAAGGTGCTGTGCCCCAGCAATCAACCCCTTCATCGCCGTTAGCCGGGACGCAAAGTGATTCGGTAGCGGTCAGCAGTACTTCCAAGCCGCTTGCCGGTCATCTGGTGGTGCTTTCGATTGATGATGGGCACCGTTCAGTGTACCAAAATGTTTACCCGCTACTTAAAAAGTATGATATGACTGCGACGCTTGCGGTTATCGTTAACACACTAACCGGCCAGAGTGTGAATTACCATACGGGCGGCAGTTCCTATTATCTCACCCGGGGCGAGATTAAGGAGCTGATTGACTCCTGTAACATTGAGATTGCCAGCCACACCCTTTCCCACCCCTGGCTCACGAGATTGGACAGCGCGCGGGCTTGGCAGGAGATTTACCGGTCCCGGATAATCCTTGAGTCACTTTTTGAAGTTCCGGTTGTAACCTTTGTTTATCCTTATGGTGATATGGACCAGAGGGTGCAGCGTTTGGTAAAACGCGCGGGTTACCGTGCGGCTCGGGCGGTGCGTTCTGGAGAAGTTAATTTCTGGCTTGACCCATATCGGTTACCAGAGTTTGAACTGCGGAGCGAGATTTCACTTGCTGCGGTTAAGAATTATGTTCGGAATCACCGGGTTTCAATTATTCTTTTGCACCGGATTGTGGAACAACCCCGGGTTTTTACCGAATGGTCGGCAAAAGACTTTGCCGAGTTTTTAGCATGGCTGGACGAGCAGGGTGTGAAAACGGTTCGTATTGCCGACCTTTATTACGATTGGCGCCGGGAGGTTGTGGCAAAGTTGATATCTGAAAATAAACCCAGGGCAGATTTATTCTACATCGACTCTTTATTCAAGAATGTAGACATCGACGCTACCCGAACTTTTCAACCCCGCTGA
- a CDS encoding phospholipid carrier-dependent glycosyltransferase: protein MADSFADRLRTRRGVALISLIVAVVAIGIYLPTLRYQFVWEDNLLIVNNALLTRSEVKDIFCRGFWAGAPDELENDAAVPYYRPISTLSFWLDQKIAGTRPWYFHLINVILSAGCAVLVVLVVWELLHSAVWAGIAGLLFATHPAHVESVALVSARSDLLTTLFLGFATFALLRSLRKRNWRWWLVIPFCYALALLSKESAILFPLLVVWTPFLIQNRFPRRFGLVVGILFLIVFGYLSLRHQIFNQALPLPTDIANVRFLNIANTFGLYIRMFLLPFEHRVKIPPDPAFLKLTPLLLYTMLFVLVTPLAAMRRRFRVALLGYFWGILFLLPVSNIYPIGPQAAERLLFLPSFGMVVLVISLISRLLVAQHAVRQVVGFGLVALAGLFAWNVVSRLSVWRDERALFSAMIKEAPQVPAAYVGLGRALQNEMPDSAITLYKRAVLLDQGFVPAHINIALLYSEKGDHRRAIHHLRLANELNPDSPQILTNLGFAFFYGGQFDSALVAFHRAQVLDSALFRANLGAGLALWVTGESVAAGREFSRLQQNLPGWKDSVRQIVTRRAQITSSAEELSRLGRALYLIGDSVGAEVMYRRVQVDEIQRP, encoded by the coding sequence GTGGCAGACTCTTTTGCCGACCGATTGCGTACCCGCAGGGGCGTGGCGCTAATTTCGCTCATCGTTGCGGTTGTTGCTATCGGCATTTACCTGCCGACCCTGAGATACCAGTTTGTGTGGGAAGACAACCTGCTGATTGTGAACAATGCTTTGCTGACGCGTTCAGAAGTAAAGGATATTTTTTGCCGCGGTTTCTGGGCAGGCGCTCCAGACGAACTGGAGAATGATGCCGCAGTTCCCTATTATCGGCCAATAAGTACTCTATCATTCTGGTTGGACCAGAAGATTGCCGGAACCAGACCCTGGTATTTTCATCTGATTAATGTAATTCTCAGTGCCGGTTGTGCGGTGCTGGTGGTGCTGGTTGTGTGGGAACTGCTCCACTCGGCAGTTTGGGCGGGCATCGCCGGACTGCTCTTTGCCACGCATCCCGCGCATGTGGAATCGGTTGCTTTAGTCTCGGCAAGGTCTGACCTTTTGACCACATTGTTTCTTGGTTTCGCTACCTTTGCGCTGTTGCGCTCTCTCCGAAAACGGAACTGGCGCTGGTGGCTGGTAATCCCATTTTGTTACGCCCTTGCCCTGTTGAGTAAAGAGTCGGCAATCCTGTTTCCGCTTCTGGTTGTCTGGACGCCGTTTTTAATCCAGAACCGATTTCCCCGAAGGTTCGGGCTGGTGGTGGGAATTCTGTTTTTAATCGTGTTTGGTTATTTAAGTTTACGCCATCAGATATTCAATCAGGCGCTACCTTTACCTACCGACATTGCCAATGTGCGGTTTCTGAATATAGCAAACACTTTTGGCTTGTATATCCGGATGTTTTTATTGCCGTTTGAACACCGGGTCAAAATTCCGCCGGACCCGGCATTTTTGAAACTTACACCCCTTTTGCTTTACACGATGCTGTTCGTTTTGGTAACACCGCTGGCGGCGATGCGCCGGCGGTTCCGGGTTGCGTTGTTGGGTTACTTCTGGGGAATTCTTTTTTTGTTGCCGGTGAGTAACATCTATCCGATTGGACCGCAGGCGGCAGAGCGGCTGCTTTTTCTGCCTTCGTTTGGAATGGTGGTACTGGTGATTTCTCTTATTTCGCGCTTACTGGTTGCCCAGCATGCGGTGAGACAGGTGGTCGGGTTTGGTCTGGTGGCGCTTGCCGGGCTGTTTGCCTGGAATGTGGTTTCCCGACTGTCGGTGTGGCGCGATGAAAGAGCGCTTTTTTCGGCGATGATTAAAGAAGCGCCCCAGGTACCGGCCGCCTATGTCGGACTTGGCCGGGCACTACAAAATGAGATGCCCGATTCGGCAATTACCCTGTATAAGCGGGCGGTTTTACTGGACCAGGGTTTTGTGCCGGCGCATATAAACATTGCCCTTCTTTACAGTGAAAAAGGAGACCATCGTCGCGCGATTCATCATCTCCGGCTGGCAAACGAACTAAATCCCGATTCACCCCAGATTCTGACCAATTTGGGGTTCGCATTTTTTTACGGTGGGCAGTTTGACAGTGCGCTGGTCGCTTTTCATCGGGCGCAGGTTCTGGATTCGGCTCTGTTCCGAGCAAACCTGGGTGCCGGCTTGGCATTATGGGTTACAGGTGAAAGCGTCGCTGCAGGGCGTGAATTTAGTCGGCTGCAGCAGAATTTACCGGGTTGGAAAGACAGCGTACGGCAGATTGTTACACGCCGGGCACAAATCACCAGTTCTGCCGAAGAGCTGAGTCGGCTTGGCAGGGCACTCTATCTAATTGGTGACAGTGTCGGGGCAGAAGTTATGTATCGCCGGGTGCAGGTAGATGAGATACAAAGACCGTAG
- a CDS encoding membrane dipeptidase gives MTPKQLHFSSLVVDMHCDTILAHISGKRDITRRSRFGHLDLPRLVLGGVRAQVFALFPDPKRLKPGEFDRFVLNGCRLIKQICAQNRNQVGLALSPYGLKRIVRSGRTAIVIGVEGGHALEGDLSRLKRWFRAGVRVLTLTWCNSNELGDASWDKNRPHQGLSELGKRAVRLMNRLGMIVDVSHSAERTFYQAVELSVAPVIASHSGVYALRRHNRNLKKGQLAILAQKGGVMGQVFLPAFLNPNPKRASVKDVLRAIDYVVQHFGPDVVGLGSDFDGFSGNLKGLEDGTRLPEITKGLVKMGYTEAEIKKVLGLNFVRVWEKVWAARAG, from the coding sequence ATGACGCCCAAACAGCTACACTTTAGTTCTCTGGTAGTTGATATGCACTGTGATACGATACTTGCCCATATCTCAGGGAAAAGAGATATCACCCGGCGCAGCCGTTTTGGACATCTGGACCTGCCGCGGCTGGTTTTGGGTGGGGTTAGGGCGCAGGTTTTTGCCCTGTTTCCTGACCCCAAACGGTTAAAACCCGGGGAGTTTGACCGGTTTGTGTTGAACGGTTGCCGGTTGATAAAACAGATTTGCGCCCAAAACCGCAATCAGGTGGGACTGGCTCTTTCCCCTTATGGTTTAAAGCGGATTGTGCGCTCGGGTAGAACTGCAATTGTCATCGGGGTTGAGGGTGGACATGCGCTGGAAGGGGACCTTTCCCGGCTAAAGCGGTGGTTTCGTGCCGGGGTAAGGGTTTTAACCCTGACCTGGTGCAACTCCAATGAACTGGGCGATGCCAGCTGGGACAAAAACAGACCGCATCAGGGGCTTTCGGAACTTGGTAAAAGGGCGGTAAGGTTGATGAACCGGTTAGGTATGATAGTTGATGTTTCCCATTCGGCAGAAAGGACATTTTATCAGGCGGTTGAGTTGAGCGTGGCACCGGTTATTGCCTCGCATTCCGGGGTGTATGCTTTGAGAAGGCACAATCGTAATTTAAAGAAAGGGCAACTGGCAATTTTAGCCCAAAAGGGTGGGGTGATGGGGCAGGTTTTCCTGCCTGCGTTTCTGAACCCTAATCCGAAGCGGGCGTCGGTTAAGGATGTGTTGCGGGCAATTGACTATGTTGTTCAACATTTTGGACCCGATGTGGTCGGGCTCGGTTCGGACTTTGATGGGTTTTCAGGAAATCTGAAGGGTCTTGAGGATGGAACCCGGCTGCCCGAAATCACCAAGGGTTTGGTAAAAATGGGTTACACAGAAGCGGAAATCAAAAAGGTGCTGGGGCTGAATTTTGTTCGGGTCTGGGAAAAGGTCTGGGCAGCACGCGCTGGTTAA
- the ruvB gene encoding Holliday junction branch migration DNA helicase RuvB: protein MPKVERLSSPHPLRGEDALEESLRPRTLDEFIGQTRLKENLRVFIQAAKMRQEPLEHVLLSGPPGLGKTTLAHILAYELGGTIHCSSGPVLERPIDLAGILTRLNRGDILFIDEIHRTTKAVEEFLYPALEDFAIDILLDKGPGARSEQIALEGFTLVGATTRTGLLTAPLRSRFGIILRLDYYPAEELCTIVHRSARILKIEIEDEGAKEIAARARGTPRIANRLLRRVRDFAQVQGKKEIDKEIVQFALDQLEVDARGLDEMDKKILLTVIDKFNGGPVGISSISAAVSEDPGTIEEVYEPYLLQQGFIQRTPRGRVATPLAYQHFGRKPPAGTQTALEFD from the coding sequence ATGCCCAAAGTTGAAAGGTTGTCTTCACCCCACCCGTTGCGGGGTGAAGATGCCCTTGAAGAAAGTTTGCGGCCCCGAACTCTGGACGAGTTTATTGGCCAGACCCGGTTGAAAGAGAACCTCCGGGTGTTCATCCAGGCTGCAAAAATGCGTCAGGAGCCCTTGGAACATGTCCTTTTGTCCGGACCACCTGGTTTGGGCAAAACCACCCTTGCCCACATCCTTGCCTATGAACTGGGCGGTACCATTCACTGTTCATCCGGACCGGTGCTGGAAAGACCGATTGACCTCGCCGGGATTTTAACCCGTCTTAATCGGGGTGATATCCTGTTTATTGATGAAATTCATCGGACAACCAAAGCGGTTGAGGAGTTTCTCTACCCGGCGCTCGAAGACTTTGCCATAGATATCTTGCTGGATAAGGGTCCTGGTGCCCGTTCTGAGCAGATTGCGCTTGAGGGGTTTACCCTTGTTGGTGCCACCACCCGGACCGGACTTTTAACCGCGCCCTTACGCTCCCGATTTGGAATTATCCTGCGCCTGGATTACTATCCTGCCGAAGAGCTGTGCACTATCGTCCATCGTAGTGCCCGGATTTTAAAGATTGAGATTGAGGATGAGGGTGCAAAAGAGATTGCCGCCCGGGCACGGGGTACGCCCCGAATTGCCAACCGGCTTTTGCGCCGGGTCCGGGACTTTGCCCAGGTCCAGGGGAAAAAAGAGATTGATAAAGAGATTGTTCAGTTTGCCCTGGACCAGCTGGAGGTGGACGCTCGCGGCTTGGATGAAATGGACAAAAAAATCCTTTTGACCGTTATCGATAAATTCAACGGCGGACCGGTCGGCATCAGTTCCATATCCGCCGCGGTCAGCGAAGACCCGGGTACAATTGAAGAGGTTTATGAGCCCTATTTACTTCAGCAAGGGTTTATTCAGCGCACCCCGAGAGGCAGAGTCGCAACACCTCTGGCATATCAACATTTCGGAAGAAAACCACCGGCTGGAACGCAAACAGCGCTGGAATTCGATTGA
- a CDS encoding glutamine synthetase, which yields MTEINLAGEIKKNRVRFVQLWFTDVLGFLKGITISSRELSRALRHGLSFDGSSIEGFARIEESDMVVKPDPASFAVLPWEVQGARAARMFCDVFTPDGKPVDFDPRQVLRRVVSKAQKMGFALYAGCELECFYFQNGGAPNLLDQGGYFDLIPTALPEQVREETIVELEKLGVGVEYSHHEVSPSQHEIDLHYTDALTMADNVVTCRFVARQVAKRHNIHCTFMPKPVFGVNGSGMHTHISLFRNGRNAFYSAKDEMNLSPICRQFIAGLLKYAPEITAVTNQWVNSYKRLVPGFEAPVYVSWARVNRSALVRVPAFSKDRPEAARIEYRSPDPACNPYLAFAVIFAAGLRGVEEKLSLAPPTTDNIYRMTEEERARAKITCLPKDLSEAIKLTEKSELVRSTLGDELFAFFLRNKRQEWDEYKAQVTEFEIKRYLPIL from the coding sequence TTGACCGAGATTAATCTGGCAGGCGAGATAAAGAAAAACAGGGTCCGGTTCGTTCAGCTCTGGTTCACCGATGTGTTAGGGTTTCTCAAAGGGATTACCATTTCCAGCCGGGAACTATCACGGGCGCTGCGGCACGGACTGAGTTTTGACGGTTCGTCAATTGAGGGTTTTGCCCGGATTGAGGAGTCGGATATGGTTGTCAAGCCTGACCCGGCCAGTTTTGCGGTTCTGCCCTGGGAGGTGCAAGGCGCGCGGGCGGCAAGGATGTTCTGCGATGTGTTTACGCCCGATGGCAAACCGGTTGATTTTGACCCGCGACAGGTGCTGCGCCGGGTTGTAAGCAAGGCGCAGAAGATGGGTTTTGCGCTTTATGCGGGCTGTGAACTGGAGTGCTTTTACTTTCAGAACGGCGGGGCGCCGAACCTTCTGGACCAGGGTGGTTATTTTGACCTGATACCGACCGCCCTGCCCGAGCAGGTGCGCGAAGAGACGATTGTTGAACTGGAGAAACTCGGGGTTGGTGTGGAGTATAGCCACCACGAGGTGTCACCGAGCCAGCACGAGATTGACCTGCACTACACCGATGCCTTGACGATGGCAGACAATGTTGTCACCTGCCGGTTTGTTGCCCGCCAGGTGGCAAAACGGCACAACATCCACTGCACCTTTATGCCCAAGCCGGTTTTTGGGGTCAACGGCTCTGGTATGCACACCCACATCTCCTTATTCCGTAATGGCAGGAATGCCTTTTATTCGGCAAAAGACGAGATGAACCTTTCGCCAATCTGCCGGCAGTTTATCGCCGGTCTGCTCAAGTACGCGCCGGAAATAACCGCAGTCACCAATCAATGGGTCAACTCCTACAAGCGACTCGTGCCCGGATTTGAGGCGCCGGTTTATGTGTCCTGGGCAAGGGTGAACCGCAGTGCGCTGGTACGGGTGCCGGCATTTTCCAAGGACCGGCCCGAAGCGGCGCGGATTGAGTACCGTTCACCTGACCCGGCATGCAACCCGTATCTGGCGTTTGCGGTGATATTTGCCGCCGGGTTAAGGGGTGTGGAGGAAAAACTTTCCCTCGCGCCACCCACTACCGACAACATCTATCGGATGACCGAAGAGGAGCGGGCACGGGCAAAAATTACCTGTCTGCCCAAAGACCTTTCCGAGGCGATAAAGTTAACCGAGAAAAGTGAACTGGTGCGGTCAACTTTAGGTGATGAGCTGTTTGCCTTCTTTCTGCGCAACAAGCGCCAAGAGTGGGACGAGTACAAGGCACAGGTGACCGAGTTTGAGATAAAGCGGTATCTGCCGATACTGTAA
- a CDS encoding M23 family metallopeptidase, producing MERLQVLVHLTRRNKALSLSFPIYYIYFAIAVLFGFFVFSGAFTRFIVNRFTDRGLLNHLIAENSRLSKQLTAYAAAVDSFRQFLTFTEQMDNKLRAAVNLGLVPADVRLMGVGGVQTPSPAPEVDELLRRAKFTQRSLLEIDRAVTRQQERLKCTPSIWPVQGWVTSNFGYRQDPFTGRREMHAGMDIVAPRGTPIVAPADGKVVYAGWKSGFGRTVEIDHGWGIQTFYGHCNTIRVTVGKRVKRGEVIATVGATGQATGNHLHYGIKVNGNWVNPADYILTGKGR from the coding sequence GTGGAAAGGCTTCAGGTTCTGGTTCACCTGACCCGACGCAACAAGGCTTTGAGCCTTTCCTTTCCTATCTACTATATATATTTCGCAATAGCGGTCCTTTTCGGGTTTTTTGTCTTTAGTGGCGCATTTACCCGTTTTATCGTTAACCGGTTTACCGACCGCGGACTTTTAAACCACCTCATCGCCGAAAACAGCCGATTGAGTAAACAGCTTACCGCCTATGCCGCGGCAGTGGACAGTTTCCGGCAGTTCCTTACCTTCACCGAACAGATGGACAATAAACTCCGGGCTGCAGTCAATCTGGGTCTGGTGCCGGCTGATGTCCGGCTGATGGGTGTAGGTGGGGTTCAGACCCCGAGTCCGGCGCCCGAGGTTGATGAACTTCTCCGCCGGGCTAAATTCACCCAGAGGTCGCTACTGGAAATTGACCGCGCCGTAACCCGGCAGCAGGAACGGCTAAAATGCACCCCTTCAATCTGGCCTGTTCAGGGCTGGGTCACATCCAACTTTGGCTATCGCCAGGACCCGTTCACCGGAAGAAGGGAGATGCACGCCGGGATGGATATTGTTGCTCCACGCGGCACACCGATTGTTGCCCCTGCCGACGGTAAGGTGGTTTATGCAGGATGGAAATCCGGGTTTGGCAGAACTGTGGAGATTGACCACGGCTGGGGTATCCAGACATTTTATGGCCACTGCAACACCATCCGGGTTACGGTTGGCAAGAGGGTCAAACGGGGTGAGGTCATCGCCACGGTTGGTGCCACCGGACAGGCAACCGGCAATCACCTCCACTACGGAATAAAGGTCAACGGCAACTGGGTCAACCCTGCCGATTACATCCTTACCGGTAAGGGCAGATAA
- the ruvC gene encoding crossover junction endodeoxyribonuclease RuvC, translating to MPTSTSRTRFSKEYHPPGVKFNRIIGIDPGLSATGFGVLEKGKVLGFGVIRTDTRESVPQRLARLGSELEQVLDRFKPSCCAIETLFFKNGGARSVILSAQSRGVLMFILARKKIPVFELTPATIKLAITGSGRASKAQLNFMVRKVLKIKGAVQEHAADALAVAFCLENRQPR from the coding sequence ATGCCAACTTCGACATCCCGGACGAGGTTCTCGAAAGAGTATCATCCGCCGGGAGTTAAATTTAACCGCATCATCGGCATTGACCCGGGGTTAAGTGCCACCGGGTTTGGCGTCCTGGAAAAAGGGAAGGTGCTCGGTTTTGGGGTGATACGAACCGACACCCGTGAATCGGTACCCCAAAGACTTGCCCGACTCGGAAGCGAACTGGAACAGGTGCTGGACCGGTTTAAACCGTCCTGCTGTGCCATTGAAACCCTTTTTTTTAAGAACGGCGGTGCCCGCAGCGTAATTCTTTCAGCCCAGTCGCGCGGGGTTCTTATGTTTATCTTAGCCCGTAAAAAAATCCCGGTTTTTGAACTTACCCCGGCAACGATAAAACTGGCGATAACCGGCTCAGGCCGGGCATCAAAGGCACAGTTGAACTTTATGGTGCGGAAGGTGTTAAAGATTAAGGGTGCGGTTCAGGAGCATGCCGCCGACGCGCTCGCAGTCGCCTTCTGCCTTGAAAATCGACAACCGCGGTGA
- a CDS encoding NAD+ synthase, whose translation MKIALAQLNPIVGDLKGNLELLRRTLEKVDPEKPDLVIFPEMFLTGYPPRDVLTRTWFVAATERALNEVQEISNRCYAGILVGAVATSSLHSGRGLHNTAHLFAQGKELFRQAKSLLPFYDVFDEERYFDPAPEIRLARFKETALGISICEDAWNPSELTAANRKQLWGRKIYHIDPIALQAQAGADLFINIAASPFWRGKQQLRAELARAHISKHRRPFVFVNMVGANDELVFDGGSFVFDENGKPITVLPWFQEKVVVLNLQTAPEPAITYHPPQEIEALYQALILGVRDYVQKCGFKKVVVGLSGGIDSAVVCCIAVAALGKDNVLGVTMPSPFSSPGSIADSQRLAENLNIQFTTIPITLIYHAYLDTLKPAFAGLNPDVTEENIQARIRGNILMALSNKLGYLVLTTGNKSELAVGYCTLYGDMSGGLAVLGDVPKTTVYELARHINREKEIIPQVIIEKAPSAELRPGQKDQDTLPPYEILDGIIALYIDEEMSPEEIVQQGFNPETVKWVVEQIDRNEYKRRQAPPVLKVTTRAFGIGRRFPIAARYRY comes from the coding sequence ATGAAAATCGCCTTAGCCCAGCTCAATCCCATTGTCGGTGACCTGAAGGGTAATCTTGAACTCCTGCGTCGGACACTGGAAAAGGTCGACCCGGAAAAACCGGACCTTGTGATATTCCCGGAGATGTTTTTAACCGGGTATCCGCCGCGCGATGTACTAACCCGAACCTGGTTTGTCGCTGCAACCGAAAGGGCACTGAACGAGGTCCAGGAAATTTCTAATCGCTGTTATGCTGGCATCCTTGTCGGCGCGGTTGCAACCTCCTCTCTCCATTCAGGCCGGGGCCTGCACAACACCGCCCACCTGTTTGCGCAAGGCAAGGAGCTTTTCCGGCAGGCAAAATCGCTCCTGCCGTTTTACGATGTGTTCGATGAAGAGCGATATTTTGACCCGGCACCCGAAATCCGGCTTGCCCGTTTCAAAGAAACGGCACTGGGCATCTCAATCTGTGAAGATGCCTGGAACCCATCTGAACTCACTGCCGCAAACCGCAAGCAACTCTGGGGTAGAAAAATCTACCACATCGACCCGATTGCACTCCAGGCTCAGGCAGGTGCTGACCTTTTTATCAATATCGCCGCATCTCCGTTCTGGCGTGGTAAACAACAACTCCGGGCAGAACTTGCCCGTGCCCACATTTCAAAACATCGGCGTCCTTTTGTCTTTGTAAATATGGTCGGTGCCAACGACGAACTGGTGTTTGACGGTGGCAGTTTTGTCTTTGACGAAAATGGCAAGCCAATAACGGTCCTCCCCTGGTTTCAGGAAAAGGTCGTGGTCTTGAACCTGCAAACCGCCCCAGAACCGGCAATCACCTATCACCCACCTCAGGAAATTGAAGCACTTTATCAGGCGCTTATCCTTGGGGTCCGGGATTATGTTCAGAAGTGCGGATTCAAAAAGGTGGTTGTGGGTCTTTCCGGTGGAATTGACTCGGCGGTTGTCTGCTGTATTGCGGTCGCAGCACTGGGAAAAGACAATGTCTTAGGTGTCACAATGCCTTCACCGTTTTCTTCGCCGGGTAGCATCGCCGACTCCCAGCGCCTCGCCGAAAACCTGAATATCCAATTTACCACTATCCCAATCACCCTGATTTATCATGCTTACCTTGATACTTTAAAACCAGCTTTTGCCGGGCTGAACCCGGATGTGACCGAAGAGAACATCCAGGCACGCATCCGGGGCAACATCCTGATGGCGCTTTCCAACAAACTGGGCTATCTGGTCTTAACCACCGGGAACAAAAGTGAACTGGCGGTAGGTTACTGTACCCTTTATGGCGATATGAGCGGTGGCTTGGCGGTGCTGGGCGATGTACCCAAAACCACCGTTTATGAACTTGCCCGCCACATCAACCGGGAAAAAGAAATCATCCCCCAGGTGATAATTGAAAAAGCACCATCAGCGGAACTGCGACCAGGCCAAAAAGACCAGGACACACTTCCCCCTTACGAAATTCTGGATGGCATCATCGCCCTTTACATTGACGAGGAGATGTCGCCCGAAGAAATCGTGCAGCAGGGATTTAATCCCGAAACAGTAAAATGGGTGGTGGAACAGATTGACCGCAACGAGTACAAAAGACGCCAGGCACCACCCGTACTTAAAGTAACAACCCGAGCGTTTGGTATCGGTCGGCGTTTTCCTATTGCCGCCCGTTACCGTTATTGA